From a region of the Azospirillum formosense genome:
- the ubiB gene encoding 2-polyprenylphenol 6-hydroxylase, with the protein MLFRTARNIGRLFVIGRTLARYNALPETLPQTAPGFALFWRWVGNAKEPGRVGQRLARALADLGPTYIKLGQLLSTRSDLVGERMALDLAELQDKLPPFPGSQARAIVEEELGAPIGKLFRSFDETPVAAASIAQVHFAVTADGREVAVKVLRPGIENAFERDIDLFYWLAELAVVVMPKLKRLRPREVVDTFARTSRLEMELRMEAAAASELGDNFKDDPTFNVPAIDWDRTARRVLTLERIRGFKVDESEKLDAAGYDRDEILAKASASFFNQVFRDGFFHADLHPGNLFVTQDGNITAVDFGIMGRLDRATRTYLADMLIGFLTGDYRRVAVVHFEAGYVPRHQSIEVFTQACRAIGEPLQNKPLSEISVGRLLAQLFAVTEQFEMETQPQLLLLQKSMLTAEGVGRILNPNINMWELARPLIEDWMRENRGPEAQILDDLEATVSTIRRLPRLVNQAERAAAELADGGLRLHPHSIKHMLDRWVERRISERIALWIIVALLAVIAVRVL; encoded by the coding sequence ATGCTGTTCCGGACCGCCCGAAACATCGGCCGCCTCTTCGTGATCGGCCGCACGCTGGCGCGTTACAACGCGCTGCCGGAAACGCTGCCGCAGACCGCCCCCGGCTTCGCGCTGTTCTGGCGCTGGGTCGGCAACGCCAAGGAGCCGGGCCGCGTCGGCCAGCGGCTGGCCCGCGCGCTGGCCGACCTGGGGCCGACCTACATCAAGCTGGGGCAGCTGCTGTCCACCCGCTCCGACCTCGTCGGCGAGCGGATGGCGCTGGACCTGGCCGAGCTTCAGGACAAGCTGCCGCCCTTCCCGGGATCGCAGGCCCGCGCCATTGTCGAGGAGGAGCTGGGCGCGCCCATCGGCAAGCTGTTCCGCAGCTTCGACGAGACGCCGGTCGCCGCCGCCTCCATCGCGCAGGTGCATTTCGCCGTCACCGCCGACGGGCGGGAGGTCGCGGTGAAGGTGCTGCGGCCGGGCATCGAGAACGCCTTCGAGCGGGACATCGACCTGTTCTACTGGCTGGCCGAGCTGGCCGTCGTGGTCATGCCCAAGCTGAAGCGGCTGCGCCCGCGCGAGGTGGTGGACACCTTCGCCCGCACCTCCCGCCTGGAGATGGAGCTGCGGATGGAAGCCGCGGCGGCGTCGGAGCTGGGCGACAACTTCAAGGACGACCCCACCTTCAACGTGCCGGCCATCGACTGGGACCGCACGGCGCGCCGCGTCCTGACGCTGGAGCGCATCCGCGGCTTCAAGGTGGACGAGTCGGAAAAGCTCGACGCCGCCGGCTACGACCGCGACGAGATCCTGGCCAAGGCGTCGGCCAGCTTCTTCAACCAGGTGTTCCGCGACGGCTTCTTCCACGCCGACCTGCATCCCGGCAACCTGTTCGTGACCCAGGACGGCAACATCACCGCCGTCGATTTCGGCATCATGGGCCGGCTGGACCGGGCGACGCGGACCTACCTCGCCGACATGCTCATCGGCTTCCTGACCGGCGATTACCGCCGCGTCGCCGTGGTGCATTTCGAGGCGGGCTACGTCCCCCGCCACCAGTCGATCGAAGTCTTCACCCAGGCCTGCCGCGCCATCGGCGAGCCGCTGCAGAACAAGCCGCTGAGCGAGATTTCCGTCGGCCGCCTGCTCGCCCAGCTCTTCGCGGTGACCGAGCAGTTCGAGATGGAAACCCAGCCGCAGCTCCTTCTGCTCCAGAAGAGCATGCTGACGGCGGAGGGGGTGGGCCGCATCCTGAACCCGAACATCAACATGTGGGAGCTGGCGCGCCCGCTGATCGAGGACTGGATGCGCGAGAACCGCGGGCCGGAGGCCCAGATCCTCGACGATCTGGAAGCCACGGTGTCGACGATCCGCCGCCTGCCCCGTCTGGTGAACCAGGCCGAACGCGCCGCCGCCGAACTGGCCGACGGCGGCCTGCGCCTGCATCCCCATTCGATCAAGCACATGCTCGACCGCTGGGTGGAACGCCGGATCAGCGAGCGCATCGCCCTGTGGATCATCGTCGCCCTGCTGGCGGTCATCGCGGTCCGGGTGCTGTAG
- a CDS encoding class I SAM-dependent methyltransferase, translating to MTDPRTPSAPSQPAAPAQATGVSAGAEGNWFGYRPVDPDAKSGLVRAVFDSVAGRYDLMNDLMSGGIHRLWKDTLMEMVAPRADMTLLDVAGGTGDIAFRFLERGGGRAVVCDITESMVRVGRDRSYDRNLLTGVNWTVGDAERLPIASRSVDAYTIAFGLRNVTRIDAALSEARRVLKPSGKFFCLEFSHVVLPVLREIYDVYSFQVLPRLGRMVAGDEDSYRYLAESIRRFPEQQALVKRIEAAGFGAVRVRNLTGGIAAIHSGWRI from the coding sequence ATGACCGATCCGCGCACCCCCTCCGCCCCGTCCCAGCCCGCAGCTCCGGCCCAGGCCACCGGCGTGTCCGCCGGGGCCGAAGGGAACTGGTTCGGCTACCGCCCCGTCGACCCCGACGCCAAGTCCGGCCTCGTCCGCGCCGTCTTCGACAGCGTGGCCGGGCGCTACGACCTGATGAACGACCTGATGTCGGGCGGCATCCACCGGCTGTGGAAGGACACGCTGATGGAGATGGTCGCCCCGCGCGCCGACATGACGCTGCTCGACGTGGCGGGCGGCACCGGCGACATCGCCTTCCGCTTCCTGGAGCGCGGCGGCGGGCGGGCCGTGGTGTGCGACATCACCGAGTCGATGGTCCGCGTCGGGCGCGACCGCTCCTACGACCGGAACCTGCTGACCGGCGTGAACTGGACCGTCGGCGACGCCGAAAGGCTGCCCATCGCCTCCCGTTCGGTGGACGCCTATACGATTGCGTTCGGCCTGCGCAACGTCACGCGCATCGACGCCGCGCTTTCCGAGGCGCGCCGCGTGTTGAAGCCCAGCGGTAAGTTCTTCTGCCTGGAGTTCAGCCACGTGGTCCTTCCGGTCCTGCGCGAGATCTACGACGTCTATTCTTTCCAGGTCCTGCCGCGGCTCGGCCGCATGGTGGCCGGGGACGAGGACAGCTACCGCTATCTGGCGGAGAGCATCCGCCGCTTCCCCGAGCAGCAGGCGCTGGTCAAGCGCATCGAGGCGGCGGGGTTCGGCGCGGTGCGCGTGCGCAACCTGACGGGCGGCATCGCCGCCATCCATTCCGGCTGGCGGATCTGA
- a CDS encoding tetratricopeptide repeat protein yields MATIAEALAIAFEHHESGRLAEAEILYGRILDADPHQATALHLLGVLYGQTDRPKLAAALFVGAIGLVPDSPALRYDLARVRLILEDGEGAVAALRMTLALQPDHAAGLFQLALACRSVGRHAESLRVLERLLALQPDSLEARYLADRAVEREGRALLERGEIGRAVARLTRPVAEAFGVPILFAHAAALHRDGRSEEATRLLRGILAVLPAEALALWNLSLGRLDGGDAAAAERLARRARALAPQEAEAHAKLGLALAAQGRRAAARAAARAALACDPAHAPSLSNLGALTIQSKDYGQALRLADRALRLAPELGEAWVVRGDALVHLDRPREAEEAFRGALRAAPRLVVAHWNLAHLLLRLGDYAAGWAEYEWRWRSEALAGQRRPFRQPLWDGSDLAGRTILVHAEQGLGDTIQFVRFLDAVLRAGPARVYLEAHGPLLSLLERNTDPARVTVIPRARDFPGVGGLPDADVQIPLMSLAGLFCPSLEAIPARVPYLRPDPRRAAAWSERLAEGPGLRVGLVWAGNPSFHGDAQRSPRLAGLRPVLEVPGVRFFALQKGPGREDLEGMDLPSSFTDLGPDIADVADTAAIMANLDLVISSCTGPAHLAGALGVPVWVVLPDPPDWRWLMGRDDSPWYPTARLFRQTRSGDWSGPAEAVARALRRLVDGSPG; encoded by the coding sequence ATGGCGACAATCGCGGAAGCCCTGGCCATCGCCTTCGAGCATCACGAGTCCGGCCGTCTGGCCGAGGCCGAGATCCTCTATGGCCGCATCCTCGACGCCGATCCCCATCAGGCGACCGCGCTGCATCTGCTGGGCGTGCTCTACGGCCAGACGGACCGGCCGAAGCTGGCGGCGGCGCTGTTCGTCGGGGCCATCGGGCTGGTTCCCGACAGCCCGGCCCTGCGCTACGACCTCGCCCGCGTCCGGCTGATCCTGGAGGACGGGGAGGGCGCGGTGGCCGCCCTGCGGATGACGCTGGCGCTCCAGCCCGACCACGCGGCGGGGCTGTTCCAACTCGCCCTGGCCTGCCGCAGCGTCGGGCGGCACGCCGAGTCGCTGCGGGTGCTGGAACGCCTCCTGGCGCTCCAGCCCGACAGCCTGGAGGCGCGCTACCTCGCCGATCGCGCGGTGGAGCGGGAGGGGCGGGCGCTTCTGGAGCGCGGGGAGATCGGGCGGGCGGTGGCGCGGCTCACCCGCCCGGTGGCCGAGGCGTTCGGCGTGCCGATCCTCTTCGCCCACGCCGCCGCCCTCCACCGCGACGGGCGTTCGGAGGAGGCCACCCGGCTGCTGCGCGGGATTCTCGCCGTCCTGCCGGCGGAGGCCCTGGCGCTGTGGAACCTGTCGCTGGGCCGGCTCGACGGGGGTGACGCGGCGGCGGCGGAACGGCTGGCCCGCCGGGCGCGCGCCCTGGCCCCGCAGGAGGCGGAGGCCCACGCCAAGCTGGGGCTGGCGCTGGCCGCCCAGGGACGGCGGGCGGCGGCGCGGGCGGCGGCCCGCGCGGCGCTGGCCTGCGATCCGGCGCACGCGCCCTCCCTGTCCAACCTCGGCGCGCTGACCATCCAGAGCAAGGACTACGGGCAGGCGCTGCGGCTGGCCGACCGGGCGCTGCGGCTGGCCCCGGAGCTGGGCGAGGCCTGGGTCGTCCGCGGCGATGCCCTGGTGCATCTCGACCGCCCGCGGGAGGCGGAGGAGGCCTTCCGCGGCGCGCTCCGCGCGGCGCCGCGGCTGGTCGTCGCCCATTGGAATCTGGCGCATCTGCTGCTGCGGCTGGGCGATTACGCGGCCGGCTGGGCGGAATACGAGTGGCGCTGGCGGAGCGAGGCCCTGGCCGGGCAGCGCCGCCCTTTCCGCCAGCCGCTGTGGGACGGCTCGGACCTGGCGGGGCGGACCATCCTGGTCCATGCCGAACAGGGTTTGGGCGACACCATCCAGTTCGTCCGCTTCCTCGACGCGGTTCTGCGGGCCGGACCGGCGCGCGTCTATCTGGAGGCGCACGGACCGCTGCTGTCCCTGCTGGAGCGCAACACCGACCCGGCGCGGGTGACGGTGATCCCGCGGGCGCGCGATTTTCCGGGGGTGGGCGGCCTGCCCGACGCCGACGTCCAGATCCCGCTGATGAGCCTGGCCGGCCTGTTCTGCCCGAGCCTGGAGGCGATCCCCGCCCGCGTGCCCTATCTGCGCCCCGATCCGCGCCGCGCCGCCGCCTGGAGCGAGCGGCTGGCGGAGGGGCCGGGGCTGCGGGTCGGGCTGGTCTGGGCGGGCAACCCGTCCTTCCACGGCGACGCCCAGCGCTCGCCCCGGCTGGCCGGGCTGCGGCCGGTGCTGGAGGTGCCGGGCGTGCGTTTCTTCGCGCTGCAGAAGGGGCCTGGGCGGGAGGATCTGGAGGGGATGGACCTGCCGTCCTCCTTCACCGACCTGGGGCCGGACATCGCCGACGTCGCCGACACCGCGGCGATCATGGCCAACCTCGACCTCGTGATCTCCTCCTGCACCGGTCCGGCCCATCTGGCCGGGGCGCTGGGAGTGCCGGTCTGGGTGGTGCTTCCGGACCCGCCGGACTGGCGCTGGCTGATGGGGCGGGACGACAGCCCCTGGTACCCCACCGCCCGCCTGTTCCGCCAGACCCGGAGCGGCGACTGGTCCGGCCCGGCGGAGGCGGTGGCGCGGGCCTTGCGGAGGCTGGTGGACGGTTCGCCGGGCTGA
- a CDS encoding cytidylate kinase-like family protein has translation MARDDFQALLTYVRTDQLQPHRPRSGPLESPPPVVTIAREHGTGGEAIAAKLAGSLGVPCFDKEILDAVVATATSDPALMRQLDEKLPGRAGMFLYASLMGLHDPLTEYQRLLTRVVNGIAFRGGVIVGRGAHLLRGAPRFRVRIVGSDEVCAARLAGGDPAKVADALHEVQRVNAARAKYFKEFFKISNGDPLQYDLIVNTDRFTDLDAVTDLILHAYRIHGGHAETHPPSPIHQDSTSGP, from the coding sequence ATGGCCCGCGACGACTTCCAGGCGCTTCTGACCTACGTCCGAACCGACCAGCTCCAGCCGCACCGGCCGCGCTCCGGCCCGCTGGAGTCCCCGCCCCCCGTCGTCACCATCGCCCGCGAACACGGCACCGGCGGTGAGGCGATCGCGGCGAAGCTCGCCGGGTCGCTGGGGGTGCCCTGCTTCGACAAGGAAATCCTCGACGCGGTGGTGGCCACGGCCACCTCCGATCCCGCGCTGATGCGCCAGCTCGACGAGAAGCTGCCGGGCCGGGCCGGGATGTTCCTCTACGCCAGCCTGATGGGGCTGCACGACCCGCTGACCGAGTATCAGCGGCTGCTGACCCGCGTGGTCAACGGCATCGCCTTCCGCGGCGGGGTGATCGTCGGGCGCGGGGCGCATCTGCTGCGCGGGGCGCCGCGCTTCCGCGTCCGCATCGTCGGCTCGGACGAGGTCTGCGCCGCGCGGCTGGCCGGCGGCGATCCCGCCAAGGTCGCCGACGCCCTGCACGAGGTGCAGCGGGTCAACGCCGCCCGCGCTAAGTATTTCAAGGAGTTCTTCAAGATTTCCAACGGCGATCCGCTGCAGTACGACCTGATCGTCAACACCGACCGCTTCACCGATCTGGATGCCGTCACGGACCTGATCCTGCACGCCTACCGGATCCATGGCGGGCACGCCGAGACTCATCCGCCCTCCCCGATCCACCAGGACTCGACCAGCGGGCCGTAG
- a CDS encoding extracellular solute-binding protein — MLLIRLALLCLAFFSLAARAEPPPGPSHAIAMHGEPAYPPDFAHFAYVNPDAPKGGALRQAVTGGFDTLNPHVVKGVPALGLGFVFETMMTRSWDEPFSLYGLLAEGLEVPEDRSTATFHLNPAARWHDGTPVTAADVLFSLEVQRAHGTPNRRQYYAKVAGAEAPDARTIRFAFAPGPDGRFDREMPLLMGLMPIHAKAWWAGRDFAATTLDPPLGSGPYRVKQAEAGRRIVYERVVDYWGRDLPSRRGLFNADTLDFTYYRDDSVALEAFLAGQGDVRRESDPAKWATGYDGPALRAGRIVLEELPHRRPEFARGLIFNTRRPPFQDIRVRRALGLATDFAWIGKTLFHGALVRTASYYPNSELAAEGLPGPEEMAVLEPFRDRLPPGLFTEPFTLPRTDGSGPAGARDNRREALRLLAEAGWRVSGGRLTDGAGRPFAFEILLGNPADERVALEYARSLERLGIAATVRTVDNAQYQARLDRFDFDMTLRWWISTLSPGNEQLYYYGSEAADQPGSRNYPGIRDPVVDAIAGSIAEARTRADLVARVRALDRVLLWGHYMVPLFHSPADRMARWSRLKRPEATPLYGPLVESWWIGEGG; from the coding sequence ATGCTCCTCATCCGTCTTGCGCTGCTCTGTCTCGCCTTTTTTTCCCTTGCGGCGCGGGCCGAACCGCCGCCAGGGCCTTCCCACGCCATCGCCATGCATGGGGAGCCCGCCTATCCGCCGGATTTCGCGCATTTCGCCTACGTCAACCCCGACGCGCCGAAGGGCGGCGCGCTGCGCCAGGCGGTGACCGGCGGCTTCGACACGCTGAACCCCCATGTGGTCAAGGGGGTGCCCGCCCTGGGGCTTGGTTTCGTCTTCGAAACGATGATGACCCGCTCGTGGGACGAGCCGTTCTCGCTCTACGGCCTGCTGGCCGAGGGCCTGGAGGTGCCGGAGGACCGGAGCACCGCCACCTTCCACCTGAACCCCGCCGCGCGCTGGCACGACGGGACACCGGTGACCGCCGCCGACGTGCTGTTCTCGCTGGAGGTCCAGCGCGCCCATGGCACGCCGAACCGCCGCCAATATTACGCCAAGGTGGCGGGGGCCGAGGCGCCGGACGCGCGCACCATCCGCTTCGCCTTCGCCCCCGGCCCGGACGGGCGGTTCGACCGCGAGATGCCGCTGCTGATGGGGCTGATGCCGATCCACGCCAAGGCGTGGTGGGCGGGCCGGGACTTCGCCGCGACGACGCTCGACCCGCCGCTGGGCAGCGGCCCCTACCGGGTCAAACAGGCGGAGGCCGGGCGGCGCATCGTCTACGAGCGGGTGGTCGACTATTGGGGGCGGGACCTGCCGTCGCGGCGCGGGCTGTTCAACGCCGACACGCTGGATTTCACCTATTACCGCGACGACTCGGTGGCTTTGGAGGCCTTTTTGGCCGGGCAGGGCGACGTGCGGCGCGAATCCGATCCCGCCAAATGGGCCACCGGCTATGACGGCCCGGCGCTGCGCGCGGGGCGGATCGTGCTGGAGGAGTTGCCGCACCGCCGTCCGGAGTTCGCCCGCGGCCTGATCTTCAACACGCGGCGTCCCCCGTTCCAGGACATCCGGGTGCGGCGGGCGCTCGGCCTCGCCACCGATTTCGCCTGGATCGGCAAGACCCTGTTCCATGGCGCCCTGGTCCGCACCGCCAGCTACTACCCGAACTCCGAACTGGCGGCGGAGGGCCTGCCGGGGCCGGAGGAGATGGCGGTGCTGGAGCCCTTCCGCGACCGCCTGCCGCCGGGGCTGTTCACCGAGCCCTTCACGCTGCCGCGCACCGACGGCAGCGGCCCGGCAGGGGCGCGGGACAATCGGCGCGAGGCGCTGCGCCTGCTGGCGGAGGCCGGCTGGCGGGTGAGCGGCGGGCGGCTGACCGACGGGGCGGGGCGTCCTTTTGCCTTCGAGATCCTGCTGGGCAACCCGGCGGACGAGCGGGTGGCGCTGGAATACGCGCGCTCGCTGGAGCGGCTGGGCATCGCCGCCACGGTGCGCACGGTGGACAACGCCCAGTATCAGGCGCGGCTGGACCGTTTCGATTTCGACATGACCCTGCGCTGGTGGATTTCCACCCTCTCGCCGGGCAACGAGCAGCTCTACTATTACGGCTCCGAGGCGGCGGACCAGCCGGGCAGCCGCAATTACCCCGGAATCCGCGACCCGGTGGTGGACGCCATCGCCGGCTCCATCGCCGAGGCGCGGACGCGCGCCGACCTCGTGGCCCGCGTCCGCGCGCTCGACCGGGTGCTGCTGTGGGGCCACTACATGGTGCCGCTGTTCCACAGCCCGGCCGACCGCATGGCCCGCTGGTCGCGGCTGAAGCGCCCGGAGGCGACGCCCCTCTACGGCCCGCTGGTCGAGTCCTGGTGGATCGGGGAGGGCGGATGA
- a CDS encoding tetratricopeptide repeat protein — translation MATLQEALLIAFDLQREGRFAEADSVYGQILDAVPGHPPALHLRGLLLAQRGRLEEGCALVEQAIAGEGGQPDLHANHAGLLEALGRFGAAAEALARAAALDAERVALLNNFALRRLAAGDPAPAEQALRAAVVLRPELADPRINHAEALDALGRPEEALAQRRIAALLAPDDAALLGALALRPDAAESDLRRALRLDPERAVLWNRLGARRKDRGALPAARHAYERGLALNPADAALWNNRANVRKGQGDAEEARSILRRAAALQPDSAAIRNNLADAHALCGDPAAALAEAEAALARDPALADARLARAAALLALGRFAAGWDAWEDRWTAEPWCRTAGRFPQPLWSGQPLAGGRLLVWGEQGVGDELMFATLLPLLTQSSMNETQSSNGGSAGCLLECDARLAPLFARALPGVEVVARGVVPDPRLSAPDIAAQIPSGSLPRLLLRALEDFRRLRPVLSADPARAPALRRTGRRPLVGIAWHTTNPKWGRLRNVPLAELARRLDAAGADMVVLQYGDWTAEVAALAADGVAIALPPGLDRKDDLEGLAAQIAATDLVVTIDNATAHLAGALGHPVWVLLAHAADWRWLVGRDDSPWYPTARLFRQTAAGDWRAPLDAVAERLRALFP, via the coding sequence ATGGCCACGCTGCAGGAAGCCCTGCTGATCGCCTTCGACCTCCAGCGGGAAGGGCGCTTCGCCGAGGCCGACTCGGTCTACGGGCAAATCCTCGACGCCGTTCCCGGCCATCCGCCGGCCCTGCATCTGCGCGGCCTTCTCCTCGCCCAGCGCGGGCGGCTGGAGGAGGGCTGCGCCCTGGTCGAACAGGCCATAGCCGGGGAGGGAGGCCAGCCCGACCTGCACGCCAACCACGCCGGCTTGCTGGAGGCTCTGGGCCGCTTCGGCGCGGCGGCGGAGGCGCTGGCCCGCGCCGCCGCCCTCGATGCGGAACGGGTGGCCCTTCTCAACAACTTCGCGCTGCGCCGGCTGGCCGCCGGCGATCCGGCCCCGGCGGAACAGGCCCTGCGCGCGGCCGTCGTCCTCCGGCCGGAACTGGCCGATCCGCGCATCAACCACGCCGAGGCGCTGGACGCGCTGGGCCGGCCGGAGGAGGCGCTGGCGCAGCGGCGGATCGCCGCGCTGCTGGCGCCGGACGACGCCGCCCTGCTCGGGGCGCTGGCCCTGCGGCCCGACGCCGCGGAGTCCGATCTGCGCCGCGCCCTGCGGCTCGACCCGGAACGGGCGGTGCTGTGGAACCGGCTGGGCGCGCGGCGAAAGGACCGCGGCGCGCTGCCCGCCGCCCGCCACGCCTACGAGCGCGGTCTGGCGCTGAACCCCGCCGACGCCGCCCTGTGGAACAACCGGGCCAACGTGCGCAAGGGGCAGGGCGATGCGGAGGAGGCCCGGAGCATCCTGCGGCGGGCGGCGGCGCTTCAGCCGGACTCGGCGGCCATCCGCAACAACCTCGCCGACGCCCACGCGCTCTGCGGCGACCCGGCGGCGGCTCTGGCCGAGGCGGAGGCGGCGCTCGCCCGCGATCCCGCCCTGGCCGACGCGCGGCTGGCGCGGGCCGCGGCGCTGCTGGCGCTCGGGCGCTTCGCGGCGGGCTGGGACGCCTGGGAGGACCGCTGGACCGCCGAGCCCTGGTGCCGCACCGCCGGGCGCTTCCCGCAGCCGCTGTGGAGCGGGCAGCCGCTGGCCGGCGGGCGGCTGCTCGTCTGGGGCGAGCAGGGGGTGGGCGACGAGCTGATGTTCGCCACGCTGCTTCCTTTGTTGACGCAATCGTCAATGAATGAGACGCAATCATCAAACGGGGGTTCGGCCGGCTGTCTGCTGGAGTGCGACGCCCGGCTGGCGCCGCTGTTCGCCCGCGCGCTGCCGGGGGTGGAGGTGGTTGCGCGCGGTGTGGTGCCCGACCCGCGCCTGTCGGCTCCGGACATCGCCGCGCAGATCCCGTCGGGCAGCCTGCCGCGCCTTCTTCTGCGCGCCCTGGAGGATTTCCGCCGGCTCCGTCCGGTCCTGAGCGCCGATCCGGCGCGGGCGCCGGCGCTTCGACGGACCGGCCGGCGTCCCCTGGTCGGCATCGCCTGGCACACCACCAACCCGAAATGGGGGCGCCTGCGCAACGTGCCGCTGGCCGAACTGGCGCGCCGGCTCGACGCGGCGGGCGCCGACATGGTCGTCCTGCAGTACGGCGACTGGACGGCGGAGGTGGCCGCGCTGGCGGCCGACGGCGTCGCCATCGCGCTGCCGCCCGGGCTGGACCGCAAGGACGACCTGGAGGGGTTGGCCGCGCAGATCGCCGCCACCGACCTCGTCGTCACCATCGACAACGCGACCGCCCACCTCGCCGGCGCGCTGGGGCATCCGGTCTGGGTGCTGCTCGCGCACGCGGCGGACTGGCGCTGGCTGGTCGGCCGGGACGACTCGCCCTGGTACCCAACGGCCCGGCTGTTCCGCCAGACGGCGGCGGGGGACTGGCGGGCGCCGCTGGACGCCGTGGCCGAGCGGCTGCGCGCGCTTTTTCCGTAG